One window of Cucurbita pepo subsp. pepo cultivar mu-cu-16 chromosome LG19, ASM280686v2, whole genome shotgun sequence genomic DNA carries:
- the LOC111781304 gene encoding WAT1-related protein At5g64700-like: protein MGLNKPYVAAFFIQITFAGMSLMSKAAFAAGMNTYIFLFYRQAAGTIVLVPLTFILKGKEKRPLTFKQLCEIFVISSIGITLALDAYGMAINYTSATLGAAAFNCVPVTTFFFAVLLRMEMVNLKTAGGIAKVVGIMVCMAGAAILAFYKGPYLKPLFTHQLFHHAQSQAHHPPNSQSTWMIGCFFLLVTSISWGIWFVLQARFLKRYPHLMEFMCAQTAMSMAQSFVVAIAMERDPLEWKLGWNVRLFAVLYCGILVIGIANNGQCWVIREKGPVFQAMTTPLNLIATIIGSQLILSEGIYLGSIIGACFLVMSLYSVLWGKNKELGATSSSQPAPLEKEIEELTSPAQVNSSII, encoded by the exons ATGGGTTTAAACAAGCCTTATGTTGCTGCATTCTTCATCCAAATCACCTTCGCCGGAATGAGCCTCATGTCCAAGGCTGCCTTTGCTGCTGGTATGAACACTTACATCTTCCTCTTCTATCGTCAAGCTGCCGGTACCATCGTCTTGGTCCCTCTCACTTTCATCTTAAAAGG GAAGGAGAAGCGACCATTGACTTTCAAGCAACTCTGCGAGATTTTTGTCATTTCATCGATCGG GATTACTCTTGCATTGGATGCTTATGGAATGGCGATTAATTACACGTCAGCAACTCTTGGTGCTGCAGCATTTAACTGTGTTCCTGTCACAACGTTCTTCTTCGCCGTCTTATTAAg AATGGAGATGGTGAACTTAAAGACAGCGGGAGGAATTGCAAAGGTGGTAGGCATAATGGTATGCATGGCTGGTGCAGCCATTCTTGCTTTCTACAAAGGCCCTTACTTGAAGCCACTTTTCACTCACCAACTATTCCACCATGCCCAATCCCAAGCTCACCACCCTCCAAACTCCCAAAGCACATGGATGATCGGCTGTTTCTTCCTCCTCGTCACGAGTATCTCTTGGGGCATATGGTTCGTCCTCCAG GCTCGGTTCTTAAAGAGGTACCCTCACCTAATGGAGTTCATGTGCGCGCAAACCGCGATGAGTATGGCTCAGTCCTTTGTTGTAGCCATAGCTATGGAAAGAGACCCTTTGGAGTGGAAATTGGGGTGGAATGTTAGGCTATTTGCTGTACTCTATTGT ggcattttggtaattgGAATTGCAAACAATGGGCAATGTTGGGTAATCAGAGAGAAGGGTCCAGTTTTTCAAGCCATGACAACGCCGTTGAATTTAATAGCAACAATCATTGGTTCCCAGCTAATCTTGTCGGAAGGAATTTACTTAGGAAG TATAATAGGTGCATGCTTCTTGGTGATGAGTCTTTACAGTGTTTTGTggggaaaaaacaaagagCTTGGAGCTACTTCAAGCAGTCAACCAGCTCCACTAGAGAAAGAGATAGAAGAGTTGACATCTCCAGCTCAAGTCAACTCCTCAATAATCTAA